AAGGAAACACATTTCGCCTTTACATGGAAGAAAACATTGTTGTTCTGAAACAAAAGTTGAATCAACATTCAGAAAAATTTGTCTCCTTATGGGATTTTGAACAGTTAAAACGTAATGAAATTACGGTTTTACTTAAAAATAATAGTGGATTTTTCGATGAAAATGAAACCTCAAAAGATGGTGGCTATGCACTCTCAGACTTACGTCATTCACAAACACTTCGTATGTTAAGTTCTGTGTCTTTTCGTGCATTAGAAATTGAATTAAAAGCGATAAAGGAAGGCCTAGAAATCACTCATAAGGTAAAAGATTATCAGCCAGAAAAAATTAATGAGTTTTTGTTTTTTTATCATTCAACAAATATGACTTACGATTCTGAAACGACAATAAAAGAACTTATTCAAAAGATTAAACAATCAAAAAATGAAGGGCATCATGGTGAACCAGGACATTTATTAATGCATTCACTGATTGAGCAGTTTTTGACAACAGAAGTTAATAAAAAGGATCGCGAAATTTTTGAGGCTATTCGGGATCGAATCCAAGATCAGATTGATCTGGATAATGACGAATTTGCTTTTCTAAAGTGTTTGGCTTTATGTGCAGGCATTGAAAAAAGACAGATCGATGAGAAAGCAAAAAGCATAGCGGATAAAATCTTGGCAAAAATAGACAAATATAGCGAGGTTGGTGAACTGATCAGGGGCGGCTGGTATGATAGTCCAAATTCTGGACACTATATAAGCATCGAAGCTATTAGAGAAGGTGATCACTATCTCTTTCACATTGCAAATGCTGGTCAGGGAGCAAACGACATCCATCGGCCTCTATTTGAGCAAGATTCGAATGGAATGAGAATAGCTGCTATAGATAAGGGGATTGTTATTAAAACATTTAAAGCAGACAAAGCAACAGCTAAAGAAATCATTAAAAATGTTCTTATTTTTGCAGCAGTGACACAAGAAAAAGAAGGCGCAATTAATAAATTCTATGAAATCTTCGAACATGCTCAAATATGTGAAGACTATAGCCTCCCTCCACGTGGATTTCAAAAAATTGGAAATTGTGTCGTTAACAACCAGCAAGAATGCTTTATTCATATCTGCCAACGTTTGGGAAATACTGAAGCTGCTAATGTTTTCATGAAATGGCTAGAAAACAGTATTTATAAAGAAGCGGATAATTATCCGGCTTTAAAGGAAGCGCTTAAGCATAAAGAAAGTAAATCTAATATACGACCTCTTAATAGGGGATCATCACAGCTTATACTCGTTGAGTCAAAATCGGGCAAAAAACATGTCATTCCGCAGGGAATAGCAGAAGGTCAACCTTTCAAAGATTTGACGCTAGGGTGCCGAGGAGATGTTCTTGCCGATAAAAATCCAAGTACTTGTCTCTTCAATCAACATGCTCTCTTAGCCTTTAAGGAAGGAGAATATTATCTATCACGTCACCCGAAGTGTGACCTAACAGCTGAGCTTAATTTAATACGCAATGCACTGAAAACGTCTCTTCAATACTCAGACGAGTCTTTTTTTGGCATAAAATTATGGAGTGGAGATAGGATCCAGCTAAATGATTTAGAGCTGGTTGTTGCGTAGGACAATTTAACCTATGCCTTACAAAGAAGACGCACATTAAATTCAAGCCTCTCCTCTCAATCCCTTTTGCAATAAAACGTGTGTTTCAGCAGCGAAATTGAAAAAGAAGATCACGGCAGGGGCTAGGATCGCTGTAAAAGGAATCATAATGAAAAACCATTGCAAGATGGTGTAAGTCGGCGTATCGCAATAATCGCACAATGTTCCTGTTAAAACAGCTGCTAAAACAAGTAAACCCACGATAAAGAGAATTGGAAGCAAGGCCACCAAGGCAAGAAGGAGATTGGAAAAAATATCTTCTTTCACTCTGTGAATGAGAAATTTAGAGATTTCAAATCGATTGAGGCCGCGGAGTGCCAGCAAAGGGGCCATAAAAAATAGGAGTGAAAGACTCAATAGGCAAAGGACTAATGACCCCAAGTTAAGGAGAAAAGGAGCAAAAGAAAGCACGACCCCAAAAAAATCTCCGAAACCAGGGATGTCATTGAGCAATACAAAAATGCCCATAATAACCCAGAGCAATAAATAACTTAAAATAATGGGCACAGAAAAATAGGAAGCGCCAATCACCACTTCCCACGATTTATTGAATACCTCCCCATAGTTAATCTCTTTCTTCTTGATTTCGTTGTGATAAATGCGCGTCAAAAAAATTCCCAATGAAAGGATAATTCCTGCTGACAAAAAAATGGGAAGAAAAGTGAGACTCATCACCACCCACTGACCCGCATTTAAAGCGAGACCCCGAAAAAAAACGACCAAAATTCCGCACAATGCTAAAACACAAAAGGTGAGTAGCCATTTTTTTTTGCAAAAACTCAAAGATAAAGCACGATTAAAAATAAATTGGATATCTTTCAGGGTCATAGGTCCTCATTAAAAGCAGCAAGTCTGTAAATCAAGTTGTAGGGGATGATTTATATAAATATTTAGGGCGAACAATAGGCAAGCCTTTGCCTTCTCGTGCGATACATCTTTCATGGACAATTTGCACAGCAATCCCTACAGTACGCGCAAGGCCAAATAAAATGGTGAAATATTCAGGGTAAGGAAATCCAGTGGCAGATAGTACTGTGCCTGAAATTGCATCCACATTGGGATAAGGATTAGAAATTTTAGGATTTTCTGCAAGGACTTTAGGTCCAATAGTACGTAAAATCTGTGTTAATTTAACAAGTGGATTATCAGGATACTTTTTTTCAGCCAAAGCATAAAGAACGGTAGCACGTGGATCTTCGACACGCAAAACAGCATGTCCGAAACCAAAAACGAGTTGATTGTTTGCTAGCCGATCACGAATCAAAGCTTCTACAGTTTCAGGCGAGACATCATTTTGTAGTTCACTCTGTATTTCTTCAACAAATTCGAGGCAGTCCTGATTGGCTCTACCGTGACGCGGTCCTGCCAATGCACTCATCGCAGCAGCAATAGATCCATACATATCTTGTAGACCAGACGCAACCGCTTTACCTACGAAGGTAGATAGATTACCACCCCCATGGTCAAGATGAAGAACATTAAATAATTTAAAGACTTCGATTAATTCTTCTGGTGAAGCATTGGGAACGTTCAGCATATGCACAAAATTTTCGATATAACCAAGCTCAGGTTTTGAAGGTTTAGATTCTCCCCAACCTGCGTGGTAGTTGATGACTGCAGCTGCAATTTCAGGAATTTTGGCAATTAATGCAAGGCAGTCAGCTCGATAATCATTTTGCCCTTCAATCATTCCACATGTAAATAACGCTGCACAGAATAGTTGCATCGGATGCCCTTCATTTGGAAGCTTCCGAATGTGATCGATCACTCTAGGTGCACAAATTGCATGCCGCTGAAGTAAATTAGAAAAATCTTCAATTTCACCTTTAGAACCATCATTTCCTGTATATAGTAAATGGATGGCGCGTTCAGGTTCCCAGTAAGCAATATCTGCAACAGGATAATTGCGATAGAATAAACCTTTGATGGGATCGACATTTGATGTCGTGCAGTACCCGACTGGATATCCTCTTAAACCTGTATCAAGATTATCTTCTGTGATTTCAAAAAGTACCTTACTCATTTTTACTTTCTCCTCAATCGATCTTTTAGGATTGTTTTATAACGATATTCTTTTCTTCAATCAACTCTTTCTCTGTTAGGAGAATTTTTTCTTTTAAAAATGGATTGAGCTCTAATCCCTTGACAATTTCCCAATCACCTTTTTGATCTAAACGGCAAGGGAAAGAAAAAATGAGATCTTCTTGGATTTCATAAGGATTTCCATCGCTACAAACAGCTGAAGAAAACCACTGACCTTCAGGCGTCGGAAAAACCAATGCTTTTACATCATCTATCAATGCGTTTGCCGCAGAAGCAGCTGAAGATTTTCCGCGAGCAGCGATAATTGCAGCTCCTCGTTGTTGAACATTTTTAATAAAGGTGGTTTTCAACCATTCTTCATCTTTAATGACTTCAAGCAAGGGCTTATTGTGGATACGCGCATGATAAAAATCAGGCACTTGGGTTGAGGAGTGGTTACCCCAAATGGTCATGTGACTAACCGATTCAACATCCGTGTTTGCATGTTTTGCTAAAGCCGCAACCGCACGGTTTTGATCCAGGCGTGTCATGGCATGAAAATTTTTGCGGGGAATGTTGGGAGCATGTTTCATGGCAATTAAGCAATTTGTGTTGCAAGGATTCCCCACAACAAACACTTTTGCATTTCGATTTGCAGATGCATTAAGTGCTTTGCCTTGTTCCACAAAAATTTTCCCATTTTCTGTGAGTAGTTCTCCACGTTCCATTCCCGGACCACGAGGTTTAGAACCAATTAAAAGGGCATAATCGATTTCACCAAATAATTGAAAAGGATCGGAACCAATCTGGATGTGTTTCAATAGAGGAAAAGCGCAATCCTCTAATTCCATTTTTACCCCTTCTAAACTTTTTAAGGCCTCAGGGATTTCTAAAATATGTAACGCAATTGGTTGATCATTTCCCAACATCTCTCCGCTTGCAATTCTGAATAGTAGGTTATAAGCAATTTGACCTGCTCCTCCGGTCACCGCAATGCGCTTTATGGATTTCGACATAGCATTCCTCCTGGTCGTTTGATTGCATATTAAGATGAAACGGTGATTATTTCAAAAAAGTTATTTCAAAAATATCGATTGCCAGCAGAAATTCCGAAAGAAATTATAATGAATATATTTAATTTTTAATTTGTATTTTTCAGGCCAGATAGTAAGCCTATAAAATTATTTAAATATTCATTAAATTTTTTTTAAAATAATTGAGATGCTGAATTATTGATTTTTTTGTGTTCATCTATTACAAGAATTTTATGACATTAACAACGAATGGCTATTTATTAATTGAACCGGGAAATTTTTCGGAAAGCTTACAAAAAGCAGCTGATAAACTCGAAAAAGCATCTAATATTTCGAATCATTTAACTACCGCAAAAGAGGTGTATTTCGTGATGATATGATCTTGAATTAAATCAAAATTTGAATTTTTAAAATTAAAGAAAAATAGTAATTTAAATCGAAATATTTTCCATTAATTTCTAATGGAAAATTTTTTATAATGAAATATAGAACGTAAACTTTCGAAGCTTGAAACATGTTTTTAATTTATTAATTAACTCGAAATATTTATTAAATAATAAATCTCAATTAGAGGATGAAAGAATTTACACAAATTGCCTTAGGCATACTTCTTTCTTCGAATGGAGAGGAGAAATTCCAATTGATTTTGAACCGATCATTAAAAATTGCATGCTTTCACGCTTGAGTATCGATTTAAACGGCCTAAAGATCCGTTAAGATACACATCCTTCTAAAATGGGCAACTTATGGGAAAAGGTGGAATTCTCAGAGATACGTCGCTGATGGCAGTCATCATTAGCCAAATAAAGAATTGTTCGCGGCTTTTGAGTTAAGAAGCAATAGACAAAGTCAAGAGTTATAGAGATCAAACAGCACTGACATGTGCAATTTCCGAGGGTTTTGTTGTTATTGAAGAGCAATTAACGGCAAAAGATCCTGATGGTGACACCTGGCGAGACATCAATGTCAGAGGAAACAGATCAAATGCAAGATGCTTTCACCAAGATGTGTTGACGGAGAAGCCCATTTAGAAGATAGAATTTTTGAGATTTAGGGAGAAATGAACACCTTATTTCTTCCTGAGTGGGAAAGGATGTTGAAGTTCGTCCTTAAAAAGCTTTATTTTTTTGCATTTTTAAAATTACGTTCTTCAAATTTAATCTTCATTAATGTTATAATCCACACCTTTCATGCTTATTCAGTGCACGATATAGATTAAACGCTCTTTAAAAGGAATGGGATGACACAACCACTCACATTTGCTTCGAAAGAACAATTAAATATCATTGAGATTTTTTCTAGTGTTCAAGGAGAAACAAGTTTCGCTGGTCTACCGACGGCATTTATCCGGCTAGCGGCTTGCAATTTACGTTGCTCATGGTGCGATACCTCTTATTCTTTTGGAAGAGGGGATGTTTTCGGGCTCCCTCAAATTTTGGAAAAAGTCGATGAGTTTGGCTGTCGAAATGTTTGTGTAACAGGTGGGGAACCTCTTTTGCAAAAAAATGTGTATCCTTTGATGACACAACTTTGCGACAAAAACTATATCGTTAGTGTGGAGACTGGAGGATCTTTGTCTATTGAGGAAATCGATCCGCGAGTACATATTATCTTGGATATAAAATGTCCAGATAGCAACATGAGTGATCGCAATTTTTGGCCAAATTTAAGTGCTATACGCCCGGAAGATGAAGTCAAATTTGTCATCAATGGCTACCAAGATTACCTTTATGCGAAAGAAGTCTGTGAAAAGTTTCAGCTATTTTCACGAAAAATTCCTGTCTTACTATCTCCAGTATTTGATGTGTTGGATTCTAAAGAACTAGTGAATTGGGTTTTGCAAGATAAACTGCCAGTGCGTTTAAACATGCAATTACATAAATTTATTTGGTCTGCAACAACTCGTGGAGTTTAATATGAAAGCTATTGTGTTATTAAGTGGGGGATTAGATTCCGCTGTGATGCTTGCTCGTCTCCACGAACAACAAATCGAAACACTTGCAATTAGTTTTGATTATGGTCAGCGACATCGTGTTGAATTAGAATTTGCTAAAAAGATAGCGGATTTTTATGGTATTGAACATGAAGTAATTCCAATCGATCCTTTAATTTTTCGGGGTGGATCAGCCTTAACATCTTCAGAAACTCCCCAAAAAGGGAAGTCCAAAGAGGATATTCTAAAGCAAAGCATTCCCTTCACTTATGTTCCTGCACGCAACACCCTTTTTTTAGCTTATGCTTTGGCTAAAGCTGAAATGCACGGGGCTGATCAGATCCATTTTGGGTCTAATGCGATGGATTTTTTATCTTATCCAGATTGTCGTCCTGGCTATTTTGAAGCCGCGCAAGAACTTTTTAATCAAGCAACAAAGCAATCTGTAGAAGGAAAAGCCCCTCAAATCGTCACACCCCTTTTAAAGTGGACAAAAGAAGAGATTGTAAAAGAAGGTTATCGCTTAAAAGTCCCTTTTGAACTCACTTCTAGCTGTTATGATCCCACTGCAAATGGACAGCCTTGTCAACAATGCGATGCCTGTACATTGCGGCAAGACGCATTTCTTTCTATATCAGAAGTTAATTAAGACGAATTTCCAATTGATGTGACATCCCTTTTCTTACGCTAAAGAAAGGGGATAATCTTAACATCTTTTGCATGTCGTGACGGGCGTAGTGATTCCACTCTTTCATCTCTTCTTTTTCAAGCAGCTGAATCAAGTGATCTAGTTTATAATTTGTTTTAGGAGAATAGAAATAAGAGCGGGCTTTTTTTGTTAAATGGAGATAGATCTCAGCAGTCCTTTGATCCACACAAAAAAGACCTTGACCGACTTCATGTAGATAGGTGGCCAAGCAAAATTGATTGTCGTAAAAAAGTTCATTGAAGAAATTACTAGCGGAATGAGCGATTTTGAATGAATAAGAGATCTTTTGAAAGCGCTCCTTCAATTCTTGTAAAGTTGCAATGCCCGAACGATTTTGCATCCAAGGCTTGATAAATGCTTCCACTACTTCTTGCATGCGCTGATGAACACTTTCACTTTTTGCAGGGGATGTACAAAATTTTTTTACATCCAAGTACCACTCTTCTTTTTTTTGAGTATTTAATCTTCTCACTTCCACATTTTCAGCAGGGGAAAGCGAGAGAAGCTCGTTAAGATCAAATTTCTCCAAGAAAACATAGCTTTTTTTTCGATCATAAGCACCTACCAGACTTTTGATCCAAGAACCCCACCCTAAAGAATAATCACGTTCAGTTGAACGGTTTTTCACATATTTTTTGAGGGTTTGTTGGATTTCATCAATATGTCCTTGACCCATGCCTTTCAAGAAAATGAGGTCTTGTGTGTCAGCTTTTAAAAGATCTTGTATTAGGCATTTTCCATTTTTCTCTAAGCATTTCTCCGCATGTTGTGATAACCCTAGAATATGGATAGGTTCATCAAGAAAGATAGGAGAGATCCAATTGCGAAATCCGGGACCAAAATCAAATTCTAGCTGTTGTTTTTCATGGATAGTCACTTCAGAAACTGTTTCTGAAACAGAACTAGAGATTTTAGTTGGAGTTGATGTATTTAATTTTCGAATAGAATTTACATTAACGGTTTCTAACGCGTAGGTTTTTTCGAGTCCATGTGTGTAAGCTGTTTTATAGATGTCAGCAAATGGAACAGGTGTATTTGGGCTTAAAGTTTGTTTTGCTACCGTTTCTGCATTGGCATGAAAATAAGGAGGATTCGAAATCTGGAGATGTTCGGTACAAGGGATGAAATCTTCTTCGTTATCGTCTTTAGAAGTATTTACAAATTGATCGAACTGTTTTTTCAAATTTTCAAGTATAGGCATTATAAACTCGGATTATTAGCTCTTTTACTTATTTTTAAAGGAGTTGAGAAATAATAGAAACAAAAAATAATCCTAAACCACTTTAAAAATTAAAAACATCTTATTTTATTGTTCAGGATGCAGTGAGGACAAGAGGCATTGTTGAGAAGTTGTACCTTTAATGAATTTAATTTTTTAGTAATAGCCTTGCTCATGATTGTGGTTTATGCATAGTTCATTTAAAGAGGATTTTCTAAGGAGGCCGCAGCTTCCACAAGAAAGACTATAAAGCTTTATTCTATAAAATAAAAAGTAAAAAATGCTTTTAAAATAGCTTAAGGAGAGGGTTTATGGCATAACAAAAAATAATGGCTTTCACAAAATGAAAGCAGATGATGCTCTAACGAACTTAATAAAAGCCATATCTTCTTCATGAGAAGATATGGCTAAAATTAAAAATTAAGATTCATCAGAAGCGATAGTTGCTGTATGGCTACTTTCAAGCTGATTGATTAGATTTGTCAGCTCTTGTTTTTTTTCAGAAAATTCGTGTTCAATTTTTTCAATTTTTTCTTGCAATGACAACGTTTCACTTTCTTTTTGCGACATTAGATTTTGATAGTTGTGTTCCATTGAAGCAATTTTAAGTTCTCGTTCTTGTAGCAGCGACGTGAGATGTTCAATTTCTTTTTGAAGAATATTCGTTTGTTGGTGTTTCTCGAGTTCCGCATTTTCGTGAATAGCTAAGGCGAGCAAATAGTTACTTTGGAGTTCACGATGTTTGTCTTGTAAAAGCTGAACCTCATCTTCCACTTGCGAAATGTGTGTTTCTTTGCCTTGCAGTATAGAAGAAACGTGTTTCAATTCCCCATCTAAAGCACGTATTTCTTGTTCTCGATCTTCCTGGCTAGCTAAAGCGGAATGGAAGCTGCTGAGCAACTCACGATGTTTATCTTGCAAAAGCTGAACTTCTTCTTCCACATTGCTGATGTAACTCTCTTTATCCTGTAATAAGAATGAAAGCTGTTTGACTTCTCGTTCTTTTTGATCATGCTGAGCAATCGTTTGTTGAAGTTGTGTAGTAAAATCTTGCTGAGCATTTAAAGCCAATTGATAGCTTGCTTGCAGATCTTGATATTGATTTTGCAAGGATAGAATATCTTGCTCAGCATCTTTAATCAGCGTTTCTTTTTCCTGCAAAAGGGAAGCCAAATATTCGAATTCTTCTTGAATTTGATTTAACTCCAACTCTTTATCTTTCTGGCGTTCCGAAGCCTTGACAAGATCCTGTTGATGATTTTCTTGTGCTGCCATCGCCAATTGATAATCATCTTTAAGATGGTTTAAGTCTTGCTGCAGGTTTTGGATAAAATGTTCTTTGTCTTGTAAAGCAGAGGCTAAATACTCAAATTCTTCCTGAAGCAAAACGGCTTCTTGTTCTTTCTCTTTTTGTAGAGCTAAAGCGTGGATAAGCTCTTGCTCAGAGCCTTTTTGTGAAGCCAGAATCTCTTGATAGTTTTCTTTAAGCTGGAGGATCTCTTGTTCAAGATGACTAATGTGTGCTTCCTTTGTTAGGAGATTGGAAGCTAAATACTCAAATTCTTCCTGAAGCAGTAGGGCCTCTTGCTCTTTATCTTTTTGGAGGGCCAAGACACTCACGAGCTCTTGTTTAGATTCTTCTTGAGCAGCCAAGGCTTCTTTGTATGTTTCTTGAATCAGGTTTATTTCTTGCTCAAGATGAGTGATGTGGGCTTCTTTAGTTTGGAGGTCGGAAGCTAAATACTCAAATTCTTCCTGAAGTAAAAAAGCTTCTTGCTCTTTCTCTTTGTGTAGAGCGATGGCTTGCGCAAGCTCTTGTTTAGATTCTTCTTGAGCAGCCAAAACCTCTTGATAAGAAGTTTTGAGCAGATCCATTTCTTGCTCAAGATGAGTGATGTGGGCTTCTTTAGTTTGGAGGTCGGAAGCCAAATATTCAAATTCTTCCTGAAGTAAAAAAGCTTCTTGCTCTTTCTCTTTATGCAGAGCGATGGCTTGCGCAAGCTCTTGTTTAGATTCTTCTTGAGCAGCCAAAACCTCTTGATAAGAAGTTTTGAGCAGATCCATTTCTTGCTCAAGATGAGTGATGTGGGCTTCTTTAGTTTGGAGGTCGGAAGCCAAATATTCAAATTCTTCCTGAAGTAAAAAAGCTTCTTGCTCTTTCTCTTTATGCAGAGCGATGGCTTGCGCAATTTGACTTCTTAATTCTTTTTGCAAACTCTCCTGTTGATCTCGAGTTGCAAGGTAGTGATCCTGTAATTCCCCATATTTTTGCTGAAGCAATAAGACTTCTTGCTCTACATTAAAAGCATAGAGTTCTTTTTGTTCGAGTAATTGTGTTGTGGATTGCAAATCATCTTTCAAAGCCGCTACATGCGCTTCTTTCTCTTTTTGCAGCGCAAGACTATTCTCAATTTGTTGATGTAATTCAACCTGTAAGGATTCTTGCTTTGATACAATTAGCTGGTAATTATTTTGAAGCTCTTCATTTTTAGCCTGCAAAAGTTGAATCGTTTGTTCTTTTTCTTGCAAAACGGAAGTTAAGTGTGAGAACTCTTCCTGAAGAAGCTTTGCTTCTTGCTCTTGTTCTTGTTGGCGTGTAAGAGTTTGCTCCATTTGGAAAGTAAATTCTTTCTGTGACATTTCTTGACTAGCAAGGACATCTTTTAATTGTAGGATTTCTTGTTCAAGCTGATCGTTATTGGTTTCTTTCTCATGCAAGGATAGAGTTAATTGCTCTAACTTTTCTTGTAGAAGAATTGCCTCAGCTTCTTTTTCCTTTTGCAAGGTAAGGGTGCTGTCAATTTGAGCTGATAATTCCTGTTGTAAACCTTCGTGCTGAGCAACAGCTAGCAAAGAATCTGTATGGAGTTCTTGATATTGCTCATGCAAAAGTTGCAATTCTTGTTCTATGCGGCCGACATATGTTTCTTTTTCTTGTAAGGCAGCTGTTAAGGATTCAAGGTCTGCTTGCAATTGCTGAGACTCTAGTTCTTTGTCTTTTTGTAAAATCAAAGCCATCTCTAATTGTGCTGCAGTGCGACTTAAAGCATTTTCGTTAGTCTCCAATGTTGCAAAATAGCTTTCTTGGAGGTCTTGATATTTTCCTTGCAGCAGTGCAACTTCTTGCTCAACATTTTCCATCCCCATTTGCTTTTCCGCTAGTAGAGTGCTGAGCTGATTGAGCTCATCTACATTTTTGAGATATTGGTGATTGAGCATTTCGTTTGCAGCAATTTGCAATTGGTAATCTTCTTGCAAACGCTTTATTGCTTGTTCTTCTGCTTGCACAGTTGCGTCTAATAAGGCGATTTTTTCTTCGGCATTTTTCAATGTTTCGGCCAAATGCAAATGACTGGTATGTTCTTTTTCTAGATTTTCAAGATTGGAGAGTGTTGCAAATAATTCTTTGACGAGTGTTTGAGAATGGGCGCGCTCATTTTCAATATTCTCTTGAAGAGACAGCTCTAATGTCTTAAGATTTTCAATTTCTTGATTCTGAGAAATGATAATTTGATCATATTCATTTTTTTCCCGCAGAAACTTTTCCAGTTCTTGAGACTTATTTTCTAAAAGAGCACCTTCTACTTCAGATGCCGTATAAAACTGATTAATTAAAGCTGTTTGCTCTTGGTGGTGCTGTTGCAATGCTTGGATTTCTGTCTGCAAAAAATGTGTCGATTTTTCATTTTCTGACAGGGCTTGCGTGTATAAATTCAGCAGTTGATCATACTCTTCTTTCATTGATGTCAATGCGAGCTCTCGTGCTTCTAATTCTTTATCAAGAGATTCAAATCTTTGCTGGATATCTGCAAGTTCTAGAAGTTTGTTGTCTGACTGTAGCAGCTCATCCGAGTATTTGTGTGTTTGGAATTTTTCAGCTGCTAAGCGCGTGTGTAAGGCTTCGTGAATCTGGCTTAGCGCGAGGATTTCATGATTCTTTTCTTCCAAAAGATTTTTAGATTTTTCAAGATCTTGTTGTAGGTTTACAATAATCTGTTGTTTATCTTGCAACGCGTTTTCTAACTCTTTTCGATATTGACGCGCATCTTGAATTTGAGCTCGTAAGGCTTCAATTTTTAGTTGCTGTTCAGGATTAGGTTGATAACCAAATAAGTCGACTTTTGTGTGCAATAGTTCGTATGAAAGGGCCTGTACTTCTTCGTTGAGGTTGGCAATCAGATATTGGCGATCGCTTGACTCTTCTTGCAATTGCTGGATGATTAAACTTTGTCGCGCCAGCTTTTCTTTTTCTGCGGCAGTTAACATGGCTGTTTGGGAGGGAATATACAAATCGGATTGGGAAGGTTGCTCCTGATTTATTTTACCACCTCGAATAACTTCAAATCCAATAATCCCCATTAGTACACATGTCACTACGCTTAGACCGATAGCTGTGGTTTTTTGCTTCTTTTTAGGGATGTAAGAAGGGGGCTCTGAAAAGCGGTTTGATTGATTTTCGGAATTTTCAGAACCTTCATGAGGGTTTTGAATGTTAGAATCTATTTTCATTGTTTTTTTCCATCAATTCATACGTTTTAATAGCGAAAGCAAGATTTGCAAGCATAATCCATAATCTCTCTGCTATTAAAAACTCAACATAAAATTTAAGCAAGGTTTTAACTCACGAAAGGAAAGCCATTGAAAAATTTATAAATAAACATTAGGATCTGGCCAAATGCTAGCATAAAATAA
This Parachlamydia acanthamoebae DNA region includes the following protein-coding sequences:
- a CDS encoding citrate (Si)-synthase, which produces MSKVLFEITEDNLDTGLRGYPVGYCTTSNVDPIKGLFYRNYPVADIAYWEPERAIHLLYTGNDGSKGEIEDFSNLLQRHAICAPRVIDHIRKLPNEGHPMQLFCAALFTCGMIEGQNDYRADCLALIAKIPEIAAAVINYHAGWGESKPSKPELGYIENFVHMLNVPNASPEELIEVFKLFNVLHLDHGGGNLSTFVGKAVASGLQDMYGSIAAAMSALAGPRHGRANQDCLEFVEEIQSELQNDVSPETVEALIRDRLANNQLVFGFGHAVLRVEDPRATVLYALAEKKYPDNPLVKLTQILRTIGPKVLAENPKISNPYPNVDAISGTVLSATGFPYPEYFTILFGLARTVGIAVQIVHERCIAREGKGLPIVRPKYLYKSSPTT
- a CDS encoding malate dehydrogenase, which produces MSKSIKRIAVTGGAGQIAYNLLFRIASGEMLGNDQPIALHILEIPEALKSLEGVKMELEDCAFPLLKHIQIGSDPFQLFGEIDYALLIGSKPRGPGMERGELLTENGKIFVEQGKALNASANRNAKVFVVGNPCNTNCLIAMKHAPNIPRKNFHAMTRLDQNRAVAALAKHANTDVESVSHMTIWGNHSSTQVPDFYHARIHNKPLLEVIKDEEWLKTTFIKNVQQRGAAIIAARGKSSAASAANALIDDVKALVFPTPEGQWFSSAVCSDGNPYEIQEDLIFSFPCRLDQKGDWEIVKGLELNPFLKEKILLTEKELIEEKNIVIKQS
- a CDS encoding radical SAM protein, which encodes MTQPLTFASKEQLNIIEIFSSVQGETSFAGLPTAFIRLAACNLRCSWCDTSYSFGRGDVFGLPQILEKVDEFGCRNVCVTGGEPLLQKNVYPLMTQLCDKNYIVSVETGGSLSIEEIDPRVHIILDIKCPDSNMSDRNFWPNLSAIRPEDEVKFVINGYQDYLYAKEVCEKFQLFSRKIPVLLSPVFDVLDSKELVNWVLQDKLPVRLNMQLHKFIWSATTRGV
- the queC gene encoding 7-cyano-7-deazaguanine synthase QueC, coding for MKAIVLLSGGLDSAVMLARLHEQQIETLAISFDYGQRHRVELEFAKKIADFYGIEHEVIPIDPLIFRGGSALTSSETPQKGKSKEDILKQSIPFTYVPARNTLFLAYALAKAEMHGADQIHFGSNAMDFLSYPDCRPGYFEAAQELFNQATKQSVEGKAPQIVTPLLKWTKEEIVKEGYRLKVPFELTSSCYDPTANGQPCQQCDACTLRQDAFLSISEVN
- a CDS encoding DNA-directed RNA polymerase subunit alpha C-terminal domain-containing protein translates to MPILENLKKQFDQFVNTSKDDNEEDFIPCTEHLQISNPPYFHANAETVAKQTLSPNTPVPFADIYKTAYTHGLEKTYALETVNVNSIRKLNTSTPTKISSSVSETVSEVTIHEKQQLEFDFGPGFRNWISPIFLDEPIHILGLSQHAEKCLEKNGKCLIQDLLKADTQDLIFLKGMGQGHIDEIQQTLKKYVKNRSTERDYSLGWGSWIKSLVGAYDRKKSYVFLEKFDLNELLSLSPAENVEVRRLNTQKKEEWYLDVKKFCTSPAKSESVHQRMQEVVEAFIKPWMQNRSGIATLQELKERFQKISYSFKIAHSASNFFNELFYDNQFCLATYLHEVGQGLFCVDQRTAEIYLHLTKKARSYFYSPKTNYKLDHLIQLLEKEEMKEWNHYARHDMQKMLRLSPFFSVRKGMSHQLEIRLN